The Qipengyuania oceanensis genome includes the window GCTGGCGCAGAAACGCGCCGGCCTGCGCAAAGTCCGGTTGGAATTGGACTGTTCCAGGTTCCGCCGGCCATCGAGCGATGGGCAGCTGGTCCTGATCTGACACGAGTATTCGCCAGCCTACTGGTCACGGGCCGCCGCTATGGTACAAGGCGGCTGACAGGATTGTGGGGATCCGCAAAGTGCTGAGCCGGGCAACAAGCCGAGACATCGACGACGACGAGGAGGTTCGCGATCCCGCAGGGCGCGGGCTGGCCGTGTTTACGTTCGGGCTGATCGGCCTCGCGCTGGCGGGCCTCATTACCGATACGATCATCCGCACCCGGGCCATGCAAGCCGATCCGGATGGCTATCCGGTACGTCTGATCCTTCCAGAAGCCCTGGTGACGATCGCCAACCGGCCTCCGCCGGTCCTGCTGGGCGAGAATGTCGAACTGGTGTCGGATGCGCTGGCGCAAGCCGACGAGAACGGCACGACGCCCCCCGCGCTCGATATCCTGAACCCGGACCCCGGCGCCTTCGAACGCGCTTTCGGAAGCGAGCCTGTCCGCACGGCAGCAAGGCCGGAGGCCAGGCCGATCCCGAAGCCCGGCAGGGACGGGATGCTCAAGATCGACTTCGACCTGCAGGGTGGCGCGCAGTCCTCGCGCGCGATCGCGGTCGACAAGCCCGTGGCGATCGGCGGAAGCAGTGGCGGCAAACTCGCAATCCGGATCGACGGGGCAGCGCAGATTTTCGCCAATCGCGGACAGGTCGCCTCGCTGATCGAAGGGCAGGATGCCGCCAAGGCGGAGAGAGTCCGCACCGCCTCGTCCGACGAATACCTCAGCTTCACCCAGCTACGCGATCTGGGGGTCAACATCCGCTATGATCCGAGCGCCGACCGGATCGTCATCCCGACCGATGGATAGCGTTCAACCGCGCAGGTCCCTCTGCATGTAGACGGTGTCGAGCAGCCGGCCGAACTTGTAACCGACTTCGCGCATGCGGCCCGCCTCGACGAAACCGCATTTGCGGTGGAGCGCCACGCTGGCGGGCTCCCCACCTCCGATCACGCCGATCATTTGCTGGAAACCTGCCGATGCTGCCGCATCAGCGAGTGCGTCCAGCAACTGCGTCCCGATTCCTGCTCCGCCTCGCCCGGGCGCCACGTAAATGCTGTCTTCGCAAGTATGGGAATAGGCTGCGCGGTCGCGAAATTGCGTCGCGTAGGCATACCCGACGAGTTCGTCGGCCTGTTCCGCAACGAGATACGGCCAACCGCGATCGAGAATATGGCTGATCTTCTCTCGCCAGAATGCCTCCGACGGCGGCTCCGTATCGAAAGTCGCGGTGCCGTTCACCACGTGATGGGCGTAGATCGCGGTGATGGCGGGCGCATCGGTCGCAAGGGCTGACCGGATGCGAAGCGTACTGCTCACCCGAAACCGTCGCCGCCCTCGCCCGGCTTGAAGCGCATTAGGCGGCTGTCGACCAGTGCAGCGGTCCGGTTGACCACCGCCAGCTGGTATTCCGGGTCCTTGATCATCTCGAAGAATGCCGCCGACCCGGGGTACTGCGCGACGAAGCCGTCGTCCCAATGCTTGTCCGAAGGTCCGGTGACCATAGCCTCGAAGGTTCCGCGCCAGACAATCGATCCGCCGACCCGGCGGAAAATGGGCCCGCTGGTCTTGCCGTATTCCTCGTAGGCCCGCCGACCGCTCCAGCCCTTTCCATGATGTTCGTGTCCGGCGGGATACTCGGCCTGCTCGCGGTAGCGCAGCAGATTGAGCATGTGGATCGGCTCGTCGCGCGGGAGTTCCTTGAAAGCCTGGAAACCTTCAGGCGTCGGATCGATGTAGAATTCGGCCATCGCTCAGGCGTCCGCCAGCTTATAGTCGGAGAACCGGTCCCGCAGATCCTTCTTGGAGATCTTGCCGGTGGCGGTGTGCGGGATATCGTCGACGAATTCGACCGCGTCGGGCAACCACCACTTGGCGACCTTGTCCGACAGGAATGCGATCACGCTCTCGGCGTCGATCTCCTGGCCTTCCTTCTTGACCACGAACAGCACCGGCCGTTCGTCCCACTTGGGATGATACATGCCGACTGCCGCGGCCTCGGCAACTCCCGGATGGCCAACGGCGGCGTTCTCGAGCTCGACCGAGCTGATCCATTCGCCGCCCGACTTTATCACGTCCTTCGTGCGATCGGTCAGTTGCAGGGTGCCGTCGGGATGGATGATCCCGACGTCGCCCGTGTCGAACCAGCCGTCCGCGTTGGTCGCGTCCTCTTCCGCCTTGAAATAGCGCTTGATGACCCACGGCCCGCGCACCTGCAGCGCGCCCGAAGTCTTGCCGTCGCGCGGCAGCGGCGTGGTCATGTCGTCAAGATCGACGACGCGCAATTCGACTCCGAAGACAGGGCGACCCTGCATCGCGGTCTTGTCGACCTTCTCTTCGAAAGTGAGCTGGTCCCAGTCCCAGGTCGGGCCACCGACCGTGCCGATGGGCGAAGTTTCGGTCATGCCCCATGCGTGCTGCACGCGGGTCCCGTTCCTCATCAGCCGCTCGATCATGAAGCGCGGGCAGGCCGACCCGCCGATCGTGGCGGCCTTGAGCGGCGGCAGGTCGATGCCTTCCTTATCGCAATACTGGAAATGCGCGAGCCACACCGTCGGAACGCCGGCGCTGTCGGTCACGCCTTCGCGCATCATCAGTTCG containing:
- a CDS encoding GNAT family N-acetyltransferase — encoded protein: MSSTLRIRSALATDAPAITAIYAHHVVNGTATFDTEPPSEAFWREKISHILDRGWPYLVAEQADELVGYAYATQFRDRAAYSHTCEDSIYVAPGRGGAGIGTQLLDALADAAASAGFQQMIGVIGGGEPASVALHRKCGFVEAGRMREVGYKFGRLLDTVYMQRDLRG
- a CDS encoding long-chain fatty acid--CoA ligase, translating into MQDWTMGVTHVIDHAAREAGNREIVSRWADGSETRTTWSGIRTDALKMAQALQALGLGKGDKVASLAMNHSRHLVSWYGVAGMGGVLHTVNPRLFDDQLEYIVNHAEDKVLCYDAAFQSIVDRMRDKWTTVEHYICYDSGEHSPSFEDWIGEQDGDFEWVTGEETEPCMICYTSGTTGNPKGVQYEHRSTVLHAMAGLQPSSFNFSSSSVMLPVVPMFHAASWGLPYAGAMAGIKFVFSAVNEPAVLHELMMREGVTDSAGVPTVWLAHFQYCDKEGIDLPPLKAATIGGSACPRFMIERLMRNGTRVQHAWGMTETSPIGTVGGPTWDWDQLTFEEKVDKTAMQGRPVFGVELRVVDLDDMTTPLPRDGKTSGALQVRGPWVIKRYFKAEEDATNADGWFDTGDVGIIHPDGTLQLTDRTKDVIKSGGEWISSVELENAAVGHPGVAEAAAVGMYHPKWDERPVLFVVKKEGQEIDAESVIAFLSDKVAKWWLPDAVEFVDDIPHTATGKISKKDLRDRFSDYKLADA
- a CDS encoding DUF1330 domain-containing protein, with the translated sequence MAEFYIDPTPEGFQAFKELPRDEPIHMLNLLRYREQAEYPAGHEHHGKGWSGRRAYEEYGKTSGPIFRRVGGSIVWRGTFEAMVTGPSDKHWDDGFVAQYPGSAAFFEMIKDPEYQLAVVNRTAALVDSRLMRFKPGEGGDGFG